From Temnothorax longispinosus isolate EJ_2023e chromosome 3, Tlon_JGU_v1, whole genome shotgun sequence, one genomic window encodes:
- the LOC139809964 gene encoding 2',5'-phosphodiesterase 12 codes for MRNTFAKLFAHRIHLISPVLTPYRSKHCLPKRTLRMNEAFLRYEKGNDLFDISFRYVDEATKVDRQFNFSRQAAESVNNFLKRVDTNVCKFVNKKIERKRKKNAAAVEMMPDLSNDNVKTGKIMLLKNDVKVDGDTLCQSLLQDSAELKLIIFEKTFLVKRNSPYIIRMSLPSSILAGFPTYPSKLESLYTDIKKSTFDWYKNDSINNKPNLWTHISNGYLYVPNVTDIGCHLKVNCEPRNESDSGSRMEVESKNVVEAGPGQCPSDIRHQFTKHKLSGRSFRIISYNILADTYADSDFSKDVLFPYCPQYALDMDYRKQLVLKEIIGFNGDIICLQEVDRSIYEYDLLPSLYMLNYDGVFVTKNEISEGLATFFNQDRFEKLRFEYSIMAQNVDLPKFAAIWSKIDNDKMKERFLARNTTIQVTTLRSKENRSEILIIGNTHLYFKPDSDHIRLLQGFYAVTYIHDIAKRIREENPECNVSVLLCGDFNSVPECGIYQLMTENYVPETCEDWKSNAEEAIKNISLKQDLCMSSACGTPEYTNYTPEFSACLDYIFYERDKFVVEQVVPMPSKEELTLHTGLPSVVFPSDHISLCADLKLKE; via the exons ATGCGAAATACATTCGCTAAATTATTCGCGCACAGAATACACCTAATTTCACCGGTCCTCACGCCGTATCGCAGTAAGCACTGTCTACCGAAACGCACGCTGAGGATGAACGAGGCATTTCTCCGCTACGAGAAAGGCAATGACCTGTTCGACATCTCGTTTCGTTATGTGGACGAGGCAACGAAGGTCGACCGTCAGTTCAACTTTTCCAGGCAGGCCGCGGAAAGCGTGAACAATTTCCTCAAAAGGGTCGACACAAATGTTTGCAAATTTGTAAACAAAAAG atagagagaaaaaggaagaaaaatgcTGCTGCTGTGGAGATGATGCCAGATTTGTCAAACGATAATGTGAAGACTGGGAAGATCATGCTTCTCAAGAATGATGTCAAAGTCGATGGCGATACATTATGCCAAAGCCTTCTACAGGATTCCGCAGAGCTAAAACTGATCATTTTTGAGAAGACTTTCTTGGTAAAGCGAAATTCGCCTTACATCATCAGAATGTCATTACCATCGAGCATATTGGCAGGTTTTCCAACTTATCCATCCAAGTTGGAGTCACTGTATACTGACATAAAGAAATCGACTTTCGACTGGTACAAAAACGATTCTATTAACAATAAGCCGAATTTGTGGACACACATAAGTAATGGATATTTATACGTACCCAACGTGACCGACATTGGCTGCCATTTGAAAGTTAACTGTGAACCGCGAAACGAATCGGATTCTGGCTCTAGGATGGAAGTAGAGTCGAAGAATGTCGTGGAAGCCGGACCTGGACAATGCCCATCCGACATTCGACATCAGTTcacaaaacataaattatcaGGCAGAAG TTTCAGgataataagttataatatacTGGCAGATACGTATGCCGATTCTGATTTTTCTAAGGATGTATTGTTTCCATACTGTCCACAATATGCTTTAGACATGGACTACAGAAAGCAATTGGtacttaaagaaataatag GTTTTAATGGCGATATAATTTGTTTGCAAGAAGTAGATAGAAGTATATACGAATATGATTTGTTACCTTCTCTGTACATGCTGAATTACGATGGCGTGTTTGTTACGAAAAATGAAATTAGCGAAGGACTCGCCACATTTTTCAATCAGGATAGATTTGAGAAATTAAGATTCGAATACAGCATAATGGCTCAAAACGTTGATCTTCCTAAATTTGCTGCCATCTGGTCCAAAATCGACAATGACAAGATGAAGGAAAGATTTTTGGCTAGAAATACAACCATTCAG GTGACGACGTTACGATCAAAAGAGAACCGATCTGAGATCTTGATTATCGGCAACACACATTTATACTTTAAACCTGATTCGGATCATATACGTTTGTTGCAAGGATTTTATGctgttacatatatacacgatATCGCGAAAAGGATTCGAGAAGAG AATCCTGAATGTAACGTGAGTGTGCTACTTTGCGGAGACTTTAACAGTGTCCCGGAATGCGGCATTTATCAACTGATGACTGAGAATTACGTTCCAGAAACCTGCGAAGACTGGAAAAGTA atGCTGAGGaagctataaaaaatatatctttaaaacaaGATCTTTGCATGTCTAGTGCTTGCGGCACGCCGGAATATACCAACTACACGCCGGAGTTCTCTGCCTGTCTGGACTACATATTTTATGAGAGAGACAAGTTCGTAGTAGAACAAGTGGTCCCAATGCCTAGTAAGGAAGAGCTTACTCTTCACACAGGTTTGCCATCCGTGGTGTTTCCCAGTGATCATATATCTTTATGTGctgatttaaaattgaaagaataa
- the Caper gene encoding RNA-binding protein 39 isoform X3 codes for MRGVSESSPTRAMAEDLDVEAMLEAPYKKGEQDSSSKDKSSKENGSSRKSSGKSKHRSRSRSRSRDRDRRDKDRRDRDRDRDRDRDRGDRDRDRGDRDRRRRSRSRDRRDRDRDRDGERDRDRRDRDRDRDRRRKRSLTPLTLPRARPPFGKGHSPLGINDELTPEERDARTVFCMQLSQRIRARDLEEFFSSVGKVQDVRLITCNKTRRFKGIAYVEFKDPESVTLALGLSGQKLLGVPIVVQHTQAEKNRMGNSMPNLMPKGQTGPMRLYVGSLHFNITEDMLRGIFEPFGKIDNIQLIMDPETGRSKGYGFLTFRNADDAKKALEQLNGFELAGRPMKVGNVTERTDLIQGPSLLDTDELDRSGIDLGATGRLQLMFKLAEGTGLEIPPAAANALNMAPVMAQPQPPPQAAPPIATQCFMLSNMFDPQNETNPNWAKEIRDDVIEECNKHGGVLHVYVDQASPQGNVYVKCPSIATAVAAVNSLHGRWFAGRVITAAYVPVVNYHSLFPDAMTALQLLVPSAPRRGM; via the exons GAAAAGCAAACATCGCTCGCGTTCTCGTTCACGATCCCGAGATCGCGATCGCCGAGACAAAGATCGACGGGATCGCGACAGAGACAGGGACCGAGACCGCGATCGCGGCGACAGGGATCGCGATCGCGGCGATCGCGATCGTCGACGAAGATCAAGATCGCGCGACAGACGGGATCGGGACAGGGATCGGGACGGCGAACGAGATAGGGACAGACGAGACAGAGATCGGGACAGGGACAGAAGGAGGAAGAGATCGCTGACACCATTGACCCTTCCTAGAGCCCGACCGCCGTTCGGCAAAGGTCACAGTCCGCTTGGAAT AAACGATGAATTAACACCAGAGGAACGAGATGCTCGGACTGTCTTTTGTATGCAGTTAAGTCAGCGAATTCGTGCGCGCGATTTGGAAGAATTCTTCTCAAGCGTCGGCAAAGTACAGGATGTCAGACTTATCACATGCAACAAAACTCGAAGATTTAAAGGGATTGCTTATGTAGAGTTTAAAGACCCAGAGAGTGTGACACTT GCTCTTGGTCTATCGGGTCAAAAGCTTCTTGGAGTGCCTATCGTAGTACAGCATACACAGGCTGAAAAGAATCGCATGGGTAATTCGATGCCGAATCTAATGCCTAAGGGACAAACAGGACCCATGCGATTATACGTAGGATCTCTACACTTTAACATTACAGAAGATATGCTTCGCGGGATCTTTGAACCCTTTGGAAAGATTGACAACATACAGTTGATTATGGATCCTGAAACGGGGCGCAGCAAGGGTTACGGTTTCCTGACT ttcagAAATGCAGACGACGCAAAAAAAGCGTTGGAACAACTGAATGGATTCGAGCTCGCTGGTAGACCTATGAAAGTTGGAAACGTAACGGAACGAACCGACTTGATTCAAGGACCTTCCCTACTCGATACTGATGAGCTAGATCGTAGTGGAATTGATCTCGGAGCGACTGGAag gtTACAATTGATGTTCAAATTGGCGGAAGGTACTGGCCTGGAAATTCCTCCCGCTGCAGCAAACGCTTTAAATATGGCACCAGTAATGGCGCAGCCGCAACCACCACCTCAAGCTGCACCTCCCATTGCGACACAGTGTTTCATGTTATCGAACATGTTTGATCCGCAAAA TGAGACGAATCCTAACTGGGCAAAAGAGATCCGCGATGACGTGATCGAGGAATGTAACAAGCATGGGGGCGTTCTGCACGTATATGTGGATCAAGCATCACCGCAGGGCAACGTTTACGTGAAATGCCCGTCGATCGCGACTGCCGTGGCGGCGGTGAACTCGTTGCATGGTCGATGGTTCGCTGGCCGTGTCATAACCGCAGCCTACGTACCGGTGGTGAATTATCACTCGTTATTCCCCGATGCGATGACTGCGTTGCAACTGTTGGTGCCAAGTGCGCCGCGAAGAGGAATGTGA